One window of the Chryseobacterium camelliae genome contains the following:
- a CDS encoding phosphatidate cytidylyltransferase, producing MDKNLIQRTLSGIVYVAVIIFCTSPVGAHLINSISPEPVKQQYLYYGMITLFLAVSSWECFKIMKFGNGYEKWAVWPLIIFIFYIFSKRYFQYGFFFDFRLSELLAILLILIAVVTLFKYSNELYYDSGKLIFTVIYTALPFCFALGLPKFSSFDDHFSLEVMFLFILIWSSDTFAYLVGKFFGKHKMAPKISPKKTWEGYAGGVVLTLILSYFIEHNQPGLRGNWMVVGFLIAAFAPVGDLVESQLKRNFGVKDSGNIIPGHGGLLDRLDSFLICVPVVYLYFILEKFI from the coding sequence TTGGACAAAAATCTTATTCAAAGAACCCTCTCGGGAATCGTATATGTGGCAGTCATTATTTTCTGTACCAGCCCGGTGGGTGCACATCTCATCAACAGCATCTCTCCTGAGCCGGTAAAACAGCAGTACCTGTATTACGGAATGATAACACTGTTTCTGGCAGTAAGTTCATGGGAGTGTTTTAAGATCATGAAGTTCGGGAATGGTTACGAAAAATGGGCGGTATGGCCGCTTATCATCTTCATCTTTTATATTTTCTCCAAACGGTACTTCCAATATGGTTTCTTCTTCGACTTCAGGCTGAGTGAGCTTCTGGCGATCCTTCTGATCCTGATTGCGGTAGTCACCCTATTCAAGTATTCCAATGAACTCTATTATGACAGTGGTAAACTGATCTTTACCGTTATTTATACTGCCCTGCCTTTCTGTTTTGCACTTGGGCTCCCTAAATTTTCCAGTTTCGACGATCATTTCTCGCTTGAAGTAATGTTTTTATTTATCCTCATCTGGAGTAGCGATACTTTCGCTTACCTGGTAGGTAAGTTTTTCGGAAAACATAAGATGGCACCAAAAATCTCTCCGAAAAAAACCTGGGAAGGGTATGCCGGCGGTGTGGTCCTTACGCTTATCCTGTCGTATTTTATCGAACATAATCAACCCGGCCTGCGTGGGAACTGGATGGTAGTAGGTTTTCTTATTGCTGCTTTTGCACCGGTAGGGGACCTGGTAGAAAGCCAGCTGAAAAGGAATTTCGGGGTGAAAGACAGTGGGAATATTATTCCCGGTCATGGTGGATTATTAGACAGGCTTGACAGTTTCCTGATCTGTGTGCCAGTCGTATATTTGTATTTTATATTAGAAAAATTTATATAG
- a CDS encoding phosphatidylserine decarboxylase family protein, translated as MKLHRESKGTITVATLLFIIISAAAIYFLEMWSLLIIMPLLIIYSLVFWFFRVPDREILEHRENVVAPVDGKVVMIKEVDENEFLNERVIQVSIFMSPLNVHICRYPVSGKVIYKKYHPGKYLVAWHEKSSTDNERTTVAVESLTHHKVVFRQIAGYVARRIVFYCNEGDEAKAGHEFGFIKFGSRMDIFLPLDTEIICKIGDITKGGLDVIARMKD; from the coding sequence ATGAAATTACACAGAGAGTCAAAAGGAACCATTACGGTAGCTACGCTGCTTTTTATCATCATCAGCGCAGCAGCGATCTATTTTCTTGAGATGTGGTCATTGCTGATCATTATGCCATTGCTGATCATTTACAGCCTTGTATTCTGGTTTTTCCGTGTTCCTGACCGTGAAATTCTGGAACACAGAGAGAATGTAGTGGCACCTGTGGACGGAAAAGTAGTCATGATCAAAGAAGTAGATGAAAATGAGTTCCTTAATGAAAGAGTCATCCAGGTTTCCATCTTTATGTCACCACTTAATGTGCATATCTGCCGTTATCCTGTTTCAGGAAAGGTGATTTATAAAAAATACCATCCCGGAAAATATCTGGTGGCATGGCATGAAAAGTCTTCTACCGATAACGAGAGGACGACCGTTGCGGTGGAGAGTCTCACGCACCATAAAGTTGTTTTCAGGCAGATTGCAGGGTATGTAGCCAGAAGGATTGTCTTCTACTGCAATGAAGGGGATGAAGCTAAAGCAGGGCATGAATTCGGGTTTATTAAATTCGGCTCCAGAATGGATATATTCCTTCCGCTGGATACTGAAATTATCTGTAAGATCGGAGATATTACCAAAGGCGGGCTGGATGTGATCGCGAGGATGAAAGATTAA
- a CDS encoding peptide-N-glycosidase F-related protein, with translation MKRFLLPFFIVSSLFNSQTTINVFSQVVFYDGYASTVTQPVPANTLRLANFRYTRKLTDAELNSFQNKITLNVSIGALCDNYDRIGGVHIALVPKGQASYTLNDTQVKRFEIGRYITPFMNKNISPTEVPYSYEVNNLYSVFSNMALRNMYDIWVELDVFGVPYAANTQVAGCSGRNDVFAGTLNFVTSSDPSVSGSFNTILPMLDSDPLNNYANTDVAGQTVRFVNFNLSQNATNPKFFIVTTPHGANSGGEEYVRRQNYVSLDNAQVLTFKPGGKSCEPYRMYNTQPNGIYGNYAQSESWWTSWNNWCPGDAVPIRSFSVASLSAGNHTLKYEVPTAVFNGQQGQIVLSMYMQSQNQSLSVQDIATTDVSIYPNPTADYVQVKGSKKVKHISILSVDGRTLSETFDSKADLTAYPAGTYILDVLLEGGVRFSHKVIKK, from the coding sequence ATGAAAAGATTCCTACTTCCTTTTTTTATTGTTTCTTCTTTATTCAATTCACAAACCACCATTAACGTATTTTCCCAGGTAGTATTCTATGACGGATATGCCAGTACGGTTACCCAGCCGGTACCTGCGAATACCCTTAGGCTCGCTAATTTCCGTTATACCAGAAAGCTGACGGATGCTGAGCTGAACAGCTTTCAGAATAAAATAACCCTTAATGTCAGTATCGGTGCGCTATGTGACAATTATGACAGGATAGGAGGGGTACATATTGCATTGGTGCCTAAAGGGCAGGCCTCTTATACCCTTAATGATACTCAGGTTAAAAGATTTGAGATAGGCCGGTATATTACTCCTTTTATGAACAAAAATATCTCTCCGACGGAAGTTCCGTACTCCTATGAGGTAAATAACCTGTATTCTGTGTTCAGCAATATGGCTTTGAGAAATATGTATGACATCTGGGTGGAGCTGGATGTTTTCGGAGTCCCTTACGCAGCCAATACGCAGGTGGCAGGATGCTCCGGGAGGAATGATGTTTTTGCCGGCACACTGAATTTCGTAACTTCTTCCGATCCTTCAGTTTCAGGTAGTTTCAATACGATCTTACCAATGCTGGATTCAGATCCGCTGAATAATTATGCCAATACGGACGTGGCGGGGCAGACCGTGCGGTTTGTTAATTTCAACCTTTCCCAAAACGCTACCAATCCCAAATTCTTTATTGTAACGACTCCTCACGGAGCGAATAGCGGCGGAGAAGAATATGTGAGAAGACAGAACTATGTTTCGTTGGATAATGCCCAGGTCCTCACTTTTAAGCCTGGTGGCAAATCCTGTGAGCCTTACCGAATGTATAATACCCAACCTAACGGCATCTACGGAAATTATGCACAGTCGGAAAGCTGGTGGACGAGCTGGAATAACTGGTGTCCGGGAGATGCGGTGCCTATCAGGAGCTTTTCTGTAGCTTCTCTGTCAGCCGGAAACCATACCCTGAAGTATGAAGTGCCTACTGCTGTATTTAACGGCCAGCAAGGACAGATTGTACTGTCGATGTACATGCAGAGCCAGAACCAGAGTTTATCAGTACAAGACATTGCGACTACAGACGTCTCCATTTATCCTAATCCAACTGCTGATTATGTACAGGTAAAAGGCAGTAAAAAGGTGAAACACATCTCAATATTATCCGTTGACGGAAGAACACTCTCAGAAACATTTGATTCAAAAGCTGACCTGACGGCTTATCCGGCCGGGACTTATATTCTGGATGTCCTTTTAGAAGGCGGCGTCCGCTTTAGCCATAAGGTCATTAAAAAATAA
- a CDS encoding ABC transporter ATP-binding protein, whose protein sequence is MSYYKRAIDQILPYKKSIAAGIFFNVLYALFNIIAMLFFMPVLNILFDKETEKIAAQPVYTGISSAAKFLKNSFNYYIQQLQAEKGPEYILLITCILFITMFFLRNIFSYLSEFYLTFSRTGVSRDFRIKLHDKILELPVAFFTNSRKGDVFARITSDVGEVESNILNSLIDIIRSPIVIIITMGYLLYSNFELTIFTLIVFPIMGTLISIIGKSLKKDTGEAQNELGKMYSFVDETLVGLKIIKIFDASPQIKKRFDEVLNTIRHLSLRLFKKKALASPVSELLGAITIGMIVYFGGRLAIQGKGLSGSEFITYIALFYTILQPLKALSSAISNLQKGEVSAKRIFEILDADFHIKEVKDAKEIKDFKQSVEFSNITFGYEEKEILKNFSISIPKGKTIALVGQSGSGKSTITNLITRFYDVNKGEILVDGENIKNIKLSSYRKLFGLVTQDNILFNDSIRNNISLGKPDASLEEIQAAAKVANAHDFIMDLPKQYDTNIGEAGGKLSGGQKQRISIARAVLKNPPIMILDEATSSLDTESERFVQDALEKMMENRTSLVIAHRLSTIQKADWIIVMEKGNIIEQGTHHDLISKKGMYNKLVELQNFD, encoded by the coding sequence ATGAGTTATTATAAACGAGCAATAGACCAGATACTTCCTTATAAAAAATCTATTGCAGCCGGCATCTTTTTTAACGTTCTTTACGCCTTATTCAATATCATTGCCATGCTTTTCTTCATGCCTGTATTGAATATCCTGTTTGATAAAGAAACGGAAAAAATTGCTGCTCAGCCGGTCTATACCGGGATTTCCAGCGCCGCAAAATTCCTGAAAAACAGCTTTAATTACTACATCCAGCAGTTACAGGCAGAAAAAGGACCGGAATACATCCTCCTGATCACCTGCATATTATTTATCACGATGTTTTTCCTGAGAAATATCTTCAGTTACCTGTCGGAATTCTACCTTACTTTTTCCAGGACCGGTGTTTCCAGGGACTTCAGGATCAAACTTCATGATAAGATCCTTGAACTTCCGGTAGCATTCTTCACCAATTCAAGGAAAGGGGATGTTTTCGCAAGGATTACTTCCGATGTAGGAGAAGTGGAATCCAATATCCTAAACAGCCTGATTGATATCATACGGTCTCCCATCGTCATCATTATTACCATGGGGTACCTGTTGTATTCCAATTTTGAGCTGACCATTTTTACACTGATTGTTTTTCCTATCATGGGTACCCTGATATCCATTATCGGGAAAAGCCTGAAAAAAGATACCGGTGAAGCACAGAATGAGCTGGGAAAAATGTATTCTTTTGTGGATGAAACCCTTGTAGGGCTTAAAATCATTAAAATCTTTGATGCTTCGCCACAGATAAAAAAACGGTTTGATGAGGTACTGAATACCATCAGGCATTTATCGCTGCGCCTTTTCAAAAAGAAAGCGCTTGCTTCTCCGGTAAGTGAGCTTCTGGGGGCGATTACCATCGGTATGATCGTTTATTTCGGGGGGCGCCTGGCCATACAGGGAAAAGGGCTGTCCGGAAGTGAATTCATTACGTATATCGCTTTATTTTATACCATATTACAGCCTCTGAAAGCTCTGTCTTCCGCTATTTCCAACCTTCAGAAAGGGGAAGTTTCGGCTAAAAGGATTTTTGAAATCCTGGATGCGGATTTCCACATCAAAGAAGTAAAAGATGCCAAAGAAATAAAGGATTTCAAACAGAGTGTCGAATTCAGCAATATTACTTTCGGGTATGAAGAAAAAGAAATCCTTAAAAATTTCTCTATTTCTATTCCTAAAGGAAAAACCATTGCCCTGGTAGGACAGAGCGGAAGCGGAAAGAGTACCATCACCAATCTGATTACCCGCTTTTATGATGTCAACAAAGGAGAAATCCTGGTAGACGGTGAAAATATCAAGAATATAAAGCTGTCCAGCTACAGGAAACTTTTCGGATTGGTCACCCAGGATAATATCCTGTTCAATGATTCTATCCGGAATAATATTTCACTCGGTAAACCCGATGCATCACTGGAAGAAATTCAGGCTGCTGCTAAAGTAGCCAATGCACATGATTTCATTATGGATTTACCGAAGCAGTATGATACCAATATCGGTGAAGCCGGAGGAAAATTATCCGGGGGCCAGAAACAAAGGATTTCTATCGCAAGAGCAGTCCTCAAAAACCCTCCGATCATGATCCTGGATGAAGCCACCTCTTCACTGGATACGGAATCGGAACGATTTGTTCAGGATGCTCTGGAAAAAATGATGGAAAACAGGACTTCCCTGGTAATTGCCCACCGCCTATCCACGATTCAGAAAGCCGACTGGATTATCGTGATGGAAAAAGGAAATATCATAGAGCAAGGAACCCATCATGATCTTATTTCCAAAAAAGGCATGTACAATAAGCTGGTCGAACTGCAGAATTTCGATTAA
- a CDS encoding M28 family peptidase — protein sequence MKKLTYLAFSFFSVLMSAQEVSQETVQTVLSTLASDEMKGREIGTPENESAANYIAKLFKENNLEYCTGNSYLVPFEYKGKTAYNVCGIKKGTHPQYLGFSGHFDHIGTSKNPKDKIYNGADDDASGITTLVGIADYFKDKKPEFSMVFMAFNGEEKGMLGSRAIAADKNLDYIYDHMTALFNFEMVATESAFGKNALFMTGDEFSDLDELFNKNAENGLKIYPDPYAAQQLFYRSDNVSFVKKKIIAHSFSTVDMTKATHYHHENDDVSVVDFGNLTKIINNLAKTLEKLAPANFSPQYNNKVKLD from the coding sequence ATGAAAAAACTAACCTATCTTGCCTTTTCATTTTTCTCCGTACTGATGTCCGCCCAGGAAGTGAGCCAGGAAACAGTGCAGACCGTGCTTTCAACACTGGCATCGGATGAAATGAAAGGTCGTGAAATCGGGACACCGGAAAATGAATCTGCTGCAAATTATATTGCCAAGCTTTTTAAAGAGAACAACCTGGAATACTGTACGGGAAATTCTTACCTGGTACCGTTTGAGTATAAAGGCAAAACAGCATATAATGTCTGCGGGATCAAAAAAGGAACACACCCGCAATACCTGGGATTTTCAGGGCATTTTGACCATATCGGAACCAGCAAAAACCCTAAAGACAAGATCTATAACGGTGCTGATGACGATGCCAGCGGAATCACAACCCTGGTAGGTATCGCCGATTATTTTAAAGATAAAAAGCCTGAATTCTCCATGGTTTTTATGGCTTTCAACGGGGAAGAAAAGGGAATGCTCGGCTCAAGGGCTATCGCAGCTGATAAGAATCTGGACTATATTTATGATCACATGACCGCACTTTTCAATTTCGAAATGGTGGCAACAGAATCAGCTTTCGGCAAAAATGCCCTGTTTATGACCGGCGATGAATTTTCAGATCTTGATGAACTGTTCAACAAGAACGCTGAAAACGGCCTGAAAATCTATCCGGATCCTTATGCAGCACAGCAATTGTTTTACCGTTCAGACAATGTTAGCTTTGTAAAAAAGAAGATCATTGCCCATTCTTTTTCAACAGTCGATATGACCAAAGCTACCCATTATCATCATGAGAATGATGATGTCTCTGTAGTCGATTTCGGCAACCTGACCAAAATCATCAATAACCTTGCGAAAACACTGGAAAAACTGGCTCCTGCAAACTTCAGTCCTCAATACAACAATAAAGTAAAACTGGATTAG
- a CDS encoding DUF4293 family protein encodes MLQRIQTIWIFLAVLAAVFLFITGQDVAVAGNTPIIDAACIVLVIVGVLSIFSFNNRKRQIMLNTVSIIINVLLIGILVYWLLNLSGGIQFPEKGIEPFFPLMAIICLLIANVYIKKDDRLVKSVDRLR; translated from the coding sequence ATGCTACAAAGAATACAGACCATATGGATTTTCCTGGCAGTTCTGGCTGCCGTCTTTCTTTTCATCACAGGACAGGATGTTGCCGTTGCCGGCAATACACCTATTATTGATGCAGCCTGTATCGTACTCGTAATTGTAGGGGTACTGAGTATTTTCAGTTTCAACAACAGGAAAAGACAAATCATGCTGAATACAGTCAGCATTATTATAAACGTTTTGTTGATTGGCATATTGGTGTACTGGTTACTTAACTTATCCGGAGGAATTCAGTTTCCTGAGAAGGGTATTGAGCCGTTTTTTCCATTGATGGCGATTATATGTCTGCTTATTGCAAATGTATACATCAAAAAAGATGATAGGCTCGTAAAATCTGTAGACAGGCTCCGATAG
- the rho gene encoding transcription termination factor Rho → MFNIETLRSKSVTELTKILKDLGVKVARNSNENDKIFAILDYQASNPKVAKDYFNATETPSVTEEKPAAEKTEKAPTRKTTAKKTATKTKPEAKPAAAAKQDKEKAEENIPVSEEPKQEEPKAEPAEPVAEDAAATAARKKRKRVSTAATSGTEPAQEKPEAPKNTESQEPAPAEEKPQNPQNQARPQKGQHNNPHNNGNQNRNQNSNQNQHQHQNQNRQQQQQHSERGDEQHHQQNQHHQEQKKEFSFDGMVSIEGVLEILPDNYGFLRSSDFSYISSPDDVYVSTAQIRNYGLKTGDTVRGIVRLPKEGEKYFSLLKPTEVNGRDLAFIKDRVAFEYLTPLFPEEKFNLTGNNSTMSTRIVDLIAPIGKGQRAMIVAQPKTGKTMLLKDIANSIAANHPEVYMMVLLIDERPEEVTDMERSVNAEVIASTFDEAAEKHVKVANLVLAKAQRMVECGHDVVILLDSITRLARAYNTVTPASGKVLSGGVDANALHKPKRFFGAARKIEGGGSLTIIATALIDTGSKMDEVIFEEFKGTGNMELQLDRKIANRRIYPAIDLVASSTRRDDLLLDETTSQRMWILRKYLSEMNPVEAMEFVSKNIRGTLNNEEFLMSMNK, encoded by the coding sequence ATGTTTAACATCGAAACGTTAAGGTCAAAATCCGTAACGGAGTTGACTAAAATCTTAAAGGATTTGGGCGTTAAAGTAGCAAGAAACAGCAATGAAAACGATAAGATATTTGCGATTCTTGACTATCAGGCTTCCAATCCAAAGGTAGCCAAAGACTATTTCAACGCTACGGAAACCCCTTCAGTCACGGAAGAAAAACCGGCAGCGGAGAAAACCGAAAAGGCTCCCACCAGAAAGACCACTGCAAAAAAAACGGCCACCAAAACCAAACCGGAAGCTAAGCCAGCAGCGGCAGCCAAACAGGATAAAGAAAAAGCAGAAGAGAACATTCCTGTTTCCGAAGAACCTAAACAGGAAGAACCTAAAGCAGAACCTGCTGAACCCGTTGCAGAAGATGCTGCAGCAACAGCAGCCAGAAAAAAAAGAAAAAGAGTTTCCACAGCCGCTACAAGCGGTACAGAACCCGCACAGGAAAAACCGGAAGCTCCAAAAAATACAGAATCCCAGGAACCTGCCCCTGCAGAAGAAAAGCCTCAGAATCCTCAGAATCAGGCCCGTCCTCAGAAAGGACAACACAATAATCCGCACAACAACGGAAATCAGAACCGGAATCAAAATTCAAATCAGAACCAACATCAACACCAAAATCAGAACAGGCAGCAACAACAGCAGCATTCTGAGAGAGGGGATGAACAACACCACCAGCAAAATCAGCACCACCAGGAACAGAAGAAAGAATTCAGTTTCGACGGGATGGTAAGCATAGAAGGGGTGCTGGAAATCCTTCCTGACAATTACGGATTCCTGCGCTCATCAGATTTCAGTTATATTTCTTCACCGGATGATGTCTACGTTTCTACTGCTCAGATCAGAAATTACGGACTGAAGACAGGAGATACCGTAAGAGGGATCGTAAGGCTGCCGAAAGAAGGTGAGAAATATTTTTCTTTGCTAAAGCCTACAGAAGTTAACGGACGTGACCTGGCTTTTATTAAAGACCGCGTTGCCTTTGAATACCTGACACCGCTTTTCCCGGAAGAAAAATTTAACCTTACAGGAAATAATTCCACGATGTCAACAAGAATTGTGGATTTAATTGCACCTATCGGGAAAGGGCAGAGAGCAATGATCGTTGCCCAGCCGAAAACGGGTAAAACGATGTTGTTAAAAGATATTGCCAACTCTATAGCTGCCAATCACCCGGAAGTCTATATGATGGTCCTTCTGATCGATGAACGTCCGGAAGAGGTAACCGATATGGAAAGAAGCGTTAATGCAGAAGTTATCGCATCTACTTTTGACGAAGCAGCTGAAAAACATGTGAAAGTAGCCAACCTGGTTCTGGCAAAAGCCCAGAGAATGGTGGAATGCGGACATGATGTGGTTATTTTGCTGGATTCCATTACAAGGCTGGCAAGAGCTTATAACACCGTTACACCTGCATCCGGAAAAGTACTTTCAGGAGGGGTGGATGCCAATGCGCTCCACAAGCCGAAGAGGTTCTTCGGAGCCGCTCGTAAGATTGAAGGAGGAGGTTCCCTGACTATTATTGCTACCGCACTTATTGATACCGGTTCCAAGATGGATGAAGTAATCTTCGAAGAATTCAAAGGAACAGGGAATATGGAACTTCAGCTGGACAGAAAAATTGCCAACAGAAGGATTTATCCTGCTATTGACCTGGTTGCTTCCAGTACGCGTAGAGATGATCTGCTTCTGGATGAGACCACTTCCCAGAGAATGTGGATTCTCAGAAAATACCTTTCTGAAATGAATCCTGTAGAAGCTATGGAGTTTGTCAGTAAAAACATACGAGGAACACTCAATAATGAAGAGTTCCTAATGTCTATGAACAAATAA
- a CDS encoding superoxide dismutase, whose protein sequence is MSFQLPTLGYSYDALEPTIDAKTMEIHHTKHHQAYIDNLNKAIEGTDLEGKTIEDICKTGTDKPAVRNNGGGHFNHTLFWEILTPGGSKEPVGNVKAAIENYGGFEKFKTDFSEAAKTRFGSGWAWLIKNEDGSVSVTSTPNQDNPLMPVADAKGTPVLGLDVWEHAYYLNYQNRRPDYVTAFFNVVNWDKVEELFNK, encoded by the coding sequence ATGTCATTTCAATTACCAACATTAGGATACTCTTATGATGCATTGGAACCTACCATTGATGCAAAAACAATGGAAATCCACCATACAAAACACCATCAGGCCTATATCGATAACCTGAATAAGGCTATTGAAGGAACTGATCTTGAGGGAAAAACCATTGAAGATATCTGCAAAACCGGAACGGATAAGCCGGCAGTAAGAAATAACGGAGGAGGACATTTTAACCATACGCTGTTCTGGGAAATCCTGACTCCCGGAGGAAGCAAAGAACCTGTAGGAAATGTAAAGGCTGCTATTGAAAACTATGGCGGTTTTGAAAAATTCAAGACTGATTTTTCTGAAGCAGCAAAAACAAGATTTGGTTCCGGATGGGCATGGCTGATCAAAAACGAAGACGGTTCTGTTTCCGTAACTTCTACACCTAACCAGGATAACCCCCTGATGCCTGTAGCTGACGCTAAAGGAACCCCTGTTCTGGGACTGGATGTCTGGGAGCATGCATACTATCTGAACTATCAGAACAGAAGACCTGATTACGTTACGGCATTCTTTAATGTGGTCAACTGGGATAAGGTGGAAGAATTATTCAACAAATAA
- a CDS encoding DUF6146 family protein, whose protein sequence is MKNIILILIIALIPFSCSAQADSKSEKEKQEMKPSKNEDGEWDLTVIDTQFDYFLSAIAKPMNQYSEAALKSRNTLLVNEWNSYYNFGRYRNVIESSIDYDPREKYGLQFEYKLYQVFAYVNWKYGLRMNGLSGSDVFRR, encoded by the coding sequence ATGAAGAATATAATACTCATCCTCATCATAGCATTGATCCCTTTCAGCTGTTCTGCACAGGCCGATAGTAAAAGCGAGAAAGAGAAACAGGAAATGAAACCGTCCAAAAATGAAGACGGCGAATGGGACCTTACGGTTATAGATACACAATTCGATTATTTTCTGAGTGCAATAGCCAAACCTATGAATCAATACTCAGAGGCTGCTCTGAAAAGTCGTAATACACTGCTGGTGAATGAATGGAATTCCTATTATAATTTCGGAAGGTACCGGAATGTGATTGAATCCTCCATCGATTACGACCCCAGAGAAAAATACGGGCTGCAATTCGAGTATAAGCTGTACCAGGTTTTTGCTTATGTCAACTGGAAATACGGACTTCGCATGAACGGTTTAAGCGGAAGCGATGTTTTCCGGAGGTAA
- a CDS encoding endonuclease/exonuclease/phosphatase family protein, which yields MRRFLSLWTVMFSIIVFAQQGKLRKVAAVGFLNVENLFDTIRSADYIDGTKDKRNPAFHRSIPLDSVKFLEAEKYDGEWNDDLLKGKKVVRYQGGAEEFTPRSAKNYNSRVYKTKLANEAKVISELGAQYTRTAPAVVGLIEVENRQVIEDLIKQPALAKYDYGIIHYNSYDYRGIDVALIYQKRRFTPIHSLKKELKVFNEEGKREYTRDILVVTGFLDNEKVAFFMNHWPSRRGGEAASLPKRNAAAALLKQQMDSVRTADPSTKLFAMGDFNDDPVSSSLKNYLKAQANPKDLNDNNPYLNLMYPLYKKGVASLAYQDAPNLFDQIIVSKNLISDQVTKEYSVYKAEIFAPAYLVNKEGNYKGYPFRSWNGDQFTGGFSDHFPAFVILQKEP from the coding sequence ATGAGAAGATTTTTAAGTTTATGGACTGTTATGTTTTCCATAATAGTTTTTGCACAACAGGGCAAACTGAGAAAAGTTGCTGCTGTAGGTTTTCTGAATGTAGAAAATCTTTTTGACACGATCAGATCAGCCGATTATATAGACGGAACCAAGGACAAAAGAAATCCTGCTTTCCACAGAAGCATCCCTTTGGATTCAGTAAAATTTCTTGAAGCTGAAAAATATGACGGTGAATGGAATGATGATCTGTTAAAAGGAAAGAAAGTCGTTCGATACCAGGGAGGAGCAGAAGAGTTCACCCCAAGAAGTGCCAAAAATTACAATTCCAGGGTTTATAAAACCAAACTGGCCAATGAAGCTAAAGTGATTTCAGAACTCGGTGCGCAATACACCAGAACAGCTCCGGCAGTGGTCGGGTTGATTGAGGTAGAAAACAGACAGGTTATTGAAGACCTCATCAAACAGCCGGCCCTGGCTAAATATGACTATGGCATCATTCATTATAATTCGTATGATTACAGAGGAATTGATGTAGCGCTGATCTATCAGAAAAGAAGGTTTACACCTATCCATTCTCTGAAGAAAGAGCTGAAGGTATTTAATGAAGAAGGAAAAAGAGAATATACCCGGGATATCCTGGTGGTTACCGGCTTCCTGGATAATGAAAAAGTGGCCTTCTTCATGAATCACTGGCCATCAAGGAGAGGCGGTGAAGCCGCATCACTTCCGAAAAGAAATGCCGCAGCAGCTTTGTTAAAGCAACAGATGGACAGTGTCCGAACAGCAGATCCTTCTACGAAGCTTTTTGCTATGGGAGATTTTAATGACGACCCTGTAAGTTCAAGTTTAAAAAATTACCTGAAGGCCCAGGCAAATCCTAAAGACCTTAATGACAATAACCCCTACCTTAACCTGATGTACCCACTCTATAAAAAAGGTGTGGCTTCTCTGGCTTATCAGGATGCCCCTAACCTTTTTGACCAGATTATCGTTTCCAAAAACCTGATCTCAGATCAGGTAACCAAAGAATATTCTGTTTATAAAGCTGAAATATTTGCACCGGCTTACCTGGTGAATAAAGAAGGCAATTACAAAGGTTATCCTTTCAGGTCGTGGAACGGGGATCAGTTTACCGGAGGATTCAGCGACCACTTTCCGGCATTCGTTATCCTGCAGAAAGAACCATAG